A genomic segment from Candidatus Bathyarchaeota archaeon encodes:
- a CDS encoding branched-chain amino acid ABC transporter permease: MKPYQIVALIGLVIACLLPFIISKYYTFILAVTFCFAIYALGYNILFGRTGLLSFGHALYLGLGAYTVAFLMRPSLGPYRIFSMELILLIVIAVSLLAGLMIGAICVRYTRIFFGLINLGFVSLWYSLLYKLRPITGGSDGLPVYMPTLFGIEFGYEVFRTFVFYYYVLGIFLLAAFIMWRIYESPFGLALKAIRENGVRAEFIGIPIGRYRLAAYVISAIYGAIGGALWAPLSGQVSPDISSWLSSGDVVFMNILGGMHTFAGPIVGAFVFYNLKVQVMHFTTYWSFILGGVVIFFVIIFPGGIMGWVSRAIPKIKKRFYAQKD; this comes from the coding sequence GTGAAACCTTATCAAATTGTGGCTTTGATAGGATTGGTTATTGCATGTTTGCTTCCATTCATAATATCTAAATACTATACATTTATACTTGCTGTTACCTTCTGCTTTGCAATATATGCACTTGGATACAATATTCTTTTTGGACGTACAGGTCTACTATCTTTTGGGCATGCTCTCTATTTGGGATTAGGCGCTTATACTGTAGCATTCTTAATGAGGCCCTCATTGGGACCGTATCGTATCTTTTCAATGGAGTTAATTTTACTTATAGTCATTGCTGTTTCTCTTCTGGCAGGTCTTATGATTGGGGCAATCTGCGTCCGCTATACAAGGATATTTTTTGGTCTTATTAACTTGGGGTTCGTCTCATTATGGTATTCGCTTTTGTATAAACTACGCCCCATTACTGGCGGATCTGATGGATTGCCGGTCTATATGCCCACGCTGTTTGGCATAGAATTTGGGTACGAAGTCTTCAGGACTTTTGTTTTCTACTACTATGTTCTGGGTATCTTCTTATTGGCCGCTTTTATTATGTGGCGGATCTATGAATCTCCCTTCGGGCTCGCATTGAAAGCTATAAGAGAAAATGGGGTCAGGGCCGAATTCATTGGCATTCCTATAGGCAGATACAGATTGGCAGCATACGTTATTTCAGCAATTTATGGCGCTATAGGAGGTGCTCTATGGGCCCCTCTAAGTGGCCAGGTATCTCCAGATATTTCATCTTGGTTAAGCTCTGGAGATGTCGTATTTATGAATATATTAGGTGGAATGCATACTTTCGCAGGACCTATAGTTGGCGCTTTCGTGTTTTATAATCTAAAGGTTCAAGTGATGCACTTTACTACTTATTGGTCTTTCATTTTAGGAGGAGTAGTGATATTCTTCGTAATTATATTTCCTGGAGGTATAATGGGATGGGTATCAAGAGCGATACCAAAAATCAAAAAACGATTTTACGCACAGAAGGATTGA
- a CDS encoding ABC transporter ATP-binding protein — MGIKSDTKNQKTILRTEGLKKYFGEVHAVDNVDLRVNHGEILSIIGPNGSGKTTLLNLISNMVEPDEGKVFFYGKDVTKWAPSKLARMGLVRSFQIVNLFDGMSVLDNMKASVVSKLGKTSKPFIKVDKDKEVIERSQQLLELFKLSEKADSKARDIPHGDRKVLDVALCFALDPKLILLDEPTSGVGTSEKTQVIQRIEEAVRKGGVTAVIVEHDMDVVFSYSNKVVAMHRGRILAEGKPKDVKKNKEVIKVVMGEL; from the coding sequence ATGGGTATCAAGAGCGATACCAAAAATCAAAAAACGATTTTACGCACAGAAGGATTGAAGAAATACTTTGGCGAGGTTCATGCTGTAGATAATGTAGATTTAAGAGTAAATCATGGAGAAATACTATCGATAATTGGTCCCAATGGCTCTGGAAAGACAACCCTACTCAATCTTATCAGTAATATGGTTGAACCAGATGAAGGAAAAGTATTCTTCTATGGAAAGGATGTAACCAAGTGGGCCCCCAGCAAATTAGCTAGAATGGGGCTTGTACGTAGCTTCCAAATAGTCAATCTTTTCGATGGAATGAGTGTTTTAGATAATATGAAAGCTTCTGTTGTCTCAAAACTTGGAAAGACCAGCAAGCCCTTTATCAAAGTAGATAAGGACAAAGAGGTAATAGAAAGAAGTCAACAATTACTTGAGCTCTTTAAACTTTCTGAAAAGGCAGACTCAAAAGCAAGAGACATTCCGCATGGAGATAGGAAGGTATTAGATGTTGCGTTATGCTTTGCACTAGATCCCAAGCTTATTCTTTTAGATGAACCAACCAGCGGTGTAGGTACTTCAGAAAAGACGCAAGTCATTCAAAGAATTGAAGAGGCAGTTAGGAAAGGCGGTGTCACAGCTGTAATAGTTGAGCATGATATGGACGTTGTTTTCTCTTATTCAAACAAAGTTGTAGCTATGCATCGTGGAAGGATTTTAGCTGAAGGTAAGCCAAAAGACGTAAAGAAGAATAAAGAGGTAATAAAAGTGGTTATGGGTGAATTATGA
- a CDS encoding ATP-binding cassette domain-containing protein, which yields MTLLKLDKVNTFIDSVHVLRDISLEVAKGDLICLLGRNGAGKTSTIRTIIGLLKNRSGKIIFKGNDITKLPPHKRARLGIGLAPDYRGIFTDLTVSENLQYPKWIIGKKTRGDEIDVDFEKEVFHIFPELDELKDREGLVLSGGEGKMVATARALMLRPLLLLLDEPLEGLAPVIRSRFADRIKKIRELGVSIITAESNIANASKIADSIYVIERGEVIYRGDVKEISRNKRISSLISG from the coding sequence GTGACTTTACTCAAGCTTGATAAAGTTAATACATTCATAGATTCAGTTCATGTACTTAGAGACATTTCACTAGAAGTAGCAAAGGGGGATCTTATCTGCTTACTGGGGAGAAATGGTGCTGGGAAAACAAGTACGATAAGGACGATTATTGGTTTATTGAAAAATAGAAGCGGTAAAATTATTTTCAAAGGAAATGATATTACAAAACTTCCTCCACATAAGAGAGCCAGACTTGGGATCGGTTTGGCGCCAGACTACCGTGGCATCTTCACCGATCTTACTGTCTCAGAGAATCTCCAATATCCAAAATGGATCATAGGGAAGAAGACACGTGGAGATGAAATTGATGTGGATTTCGAGAAGGAAGTCTTTCATATATTTCCAGAATTGGATGAGCTCAAAGATAGAGAGGGTTTGGTTCTAAGTGGTGGTGAAGGGAAGATGGTGGCCACAGCTAGAGCCCTTATGTTGAGACCATTATTACTTCTACTTGATGAACCTCTTGAAGGTTTGGCCCCAGTTATAAGATCTAGATTTGCTGATAGAATTAAAAAGATCAGAGAACTAGGCGTTTCAATTATTACCGCAGAATCTAATATCGCTAATGCTTCTAAAATTGCTGATAGTATTTACGTAATAGAAAGAGGGGAAGTCATCTATAGAGGAGATGTAAAAGAAATCTCCAGGAATAAAAGGATAAGCAGTTTAATTAGCGGATGA